In the Sarcophilus harrisii chromosome 1, mSarHar1.11, whole genome shotgun sequence genome, one interval contains:
- the FOXF2 gene encoding forkhead box protein F2, which yields MTTEGGQQQQQQQQQQQQQQQQRLPPPPVPLQRPCSPAPGALQSVLMSQPPPSSSSSAAAAALETTSSSSSSSGSSASSSSSSSSSASSAACKNTNGTGGSSGSGGGGGGGGGGGGSGSKKASSGLRRPEKPPYSYIALIVMAIQSSPSKRLTLSEIYQFLQARFPFFRGAYQGWKNSVRHNLSLNECFIKLPKGLGRPGKGHYWTIDPASEFMFEEGSFRRRPRGFRRKCQALKPMYHRMVSGLGFGASLLPQGFDFQPPPSAPLGCHGQGGYGGLDMMPGGYDSGTGAPGHSHPHHHHHHVPHMSPNPGSTYMASCPVTTGAGVGAAGGGGGGGGGGAAGGEYGPDSSSSPVPSSPAMASAIECHSPYTSPAAHWSPPGSSPYLKQPPALTPSSNPAAPAGLHSSMSSYSLEQSYLHQNAREDLSVGLPRYQHHSTPVCDRKDFVLNFNGISSFHPSASGSYYHHHHHQSVCQDIKPCVM from the exons ATGACCACCGAGGgtgggcagcagcagcagcagcaacagcagcagcagcagcagcaacagcaacaacgtCTGCCGCCCCCGCCGGTCCCTCTCCAGCGTCCTTGCAGCCCGGCTCCCGGTGCGCTCCAGTCAGTCTTGATGAGCCAGCcacccccttcctcctcctcctccgctgCTGCTGCCGCCCTGGAGAccacctcttcttcctcctcttcctccggGTCCTCTgcctcttcttcatcttcctcgTCCTCCAGCGCTTCCTCCGCAGCTTGCAAGAACACCAACGGCACCGGGGGCAGCAGCGGGAGCGGAGGAGGCGGCGGGGGCGGTGGAGGAGGCGGGGGTAGCGGCAGCAAGAAGGCCAGCTCTGGGCTGCGTCGCCCAGAGAAGCCCCCGTACTCGTACATCGCCCTCATCGTCATGGCCATCCAGAGTTCGCCCAGCAAGCGGCTCACCCTCAGTGAGATCTACCAGTTCCTGCAGGCTCGCTTCCCTTTCTTTCGAGGAGCCTACCAGGGCTGGAAGAATTCTGTGCGCCACAACCTCTCGCTCAATGAGTGTTTCATCAAGCTCCCCAAGGGGCTGGGCCGCCCGGGAAAGGGCCACTATTGGACCATCGATCCAGCTAGCGAATTCATGTTCGAGGAAGGCTCATTCCGCCGCCGGCCTCGGGGTTTCAGGCGGAAGTGCCAGGCGCTCAAGCCTATGTACCACCGCATGGTCAGCGGGTTGGGTTTTGGAGCCTCGCTCTTGCCGCAGGGCTTCGATTTCCAGCCACCTCCCTCGGCGCCGCTCGGGTGCCATGGCCAGGGTGGTTACGGCGGCCTCGACATGATGCCGGGGGGCTACGATTCAGGCACCGGCGCCCCGGGACACTCCCACcctcaccaccatcaccatcacgtTCCCCATATGTCGCCCAACCCGGGCTCGACATATATGGCCAGCTGCCCGGTCACCACGGGTGCTGGAGTTGGGGCGGccggaggaggaggtggtggcgGAGGAGGGGGAGCAGCTGGAGGAGAGTACGGACCggacagcagcagcagccccgTGCCCTCGTCACCTGCCATGGCGAGTGCCATAGAATGCCACTCGCCTTATACTAGCCCAGCGGCTCACTGGAGCCCTCCTGGTTCCTCACCTTACCTCAAGCAGCCGCCTGCCCTGACTCCCAGCAGCAACCCGGCCGCCCCCGCCGGACTCCACTCCAGCATGTCCTCCTACTCCCTGGAGCAGAGCTACCTGCACCAAAATGCCCGCGAGGACCTCTCAG tgGGACTGCCTCGCTACCAGCATCACTCTACCCCAGTGTGTGACAGGAAAGATTTCGTCCTCAATTTCAACGgcatttcttcttttcatccttcGGCTAGTGGATcatattatcaccatcatcaccatcaaagTGTCTGTCAGGACATTAAGCCCTGTGTCATGTGA